In Deltaproteobacteria bacterium, the following proteins share a genomic window:
- the aroQ gene encoding type II 3-dehydroquinate dehydratase, translated as MLVIHGPNLNLLGEREKGVYGDLTLEKINQKISKEADSLGLAVNFFQSNHEGELVSKIQEARQNFQGLILNPAAYTHTSVALRDAVAAISIPVIEVHLSNIYSREDFRHHSFIAPVAKGQIAGFGVLSYLLALRALKEIL; from the coding sequence ATTTTAGTGATTCATGGCCCAAACCTCAACCTCCTGGGAGAACGAGAGAAAGGGGTTTACGGCGATTTGACCTTAGAAAAAATTAACCAGAAAATTTCCAAGGAAGCAGATTCTCTCGGCTTGGCAGTCAATTTTTTTCAAAGTAACCACGAGGGAGAGCTTGTTTCCAAAATCCAGGAAGCTCGTCAAAATTTTCAGGGTCTTATTTTAAATCCAGCGGCCTATACCCATACTTCTGTGGCTTTGCGGGATGCCGTGGCGGCGATTTCCATTCCGGTCATCGAGGTGCATTTGAGCAATATCTATTCGCGCGAAGATTTTCGTCATCATTCTTTTATTGCCCCTGTTGCAAAAGGGCAAATTGCGGGTTTTGGGGTGCTCAGTTATTTGTTGGCTTTGCGGGCTTTGAAAGAAATTCTGTAA
- the aroB gene encoding 3-dehydroquinate synthase: MTPLLHLKLSGNPYSIYFVEGRSKELEKLFSSFFKARKWVMVSNPKVYRLHGKQLEKKLSSLGEVHTVFMPDGEKYKTLETLQKLYKAFLKHKVDRNTPVVALGGGVVGDVAGFAAATFLRGLPLIQIPTTLLAQVDSSVGGKTAVDLPEGKNLVGAFYQPHLVYIDTSYLNTLPQREILCGSAEVIKYGVIKSPSLFKLLEEQIHSFLKLDPGLLARIVRECVEIKAKVVQGDEKETKGLRIILNFGHTLGHAAETLMGYKKMSHGEGVAVGMAFAAQLSQRMGFCSLQSEQRLKNLIIKAGFSIQIPFFKASQYLQVMARDKKMQQGQIQYVLMKKIGQVFSQKLALDFVEKELRHCLKNS; the protein is encoded by the coding sequence ATGACCCCTCTGCTTCATTTAAAACTCTCCGGCAATCCCTACTCCATTTATTTTGTAGAAGGTCGTTCTAAAGAATTGGAAAAGCTCTTTTCTTCTTTTTTTAAAGCCAGAAAATGGGTGATGGTCAGCAATCCAAAAGTGTATCGTTTGCATGGTAAACAGCTGGAAAAGAAGCTTTCTTCTTTGGGCGAAGTGCATACGGTCTTCATGCCCGATGGAGAAAAATATAAGACCTTGGAGACCCTGCAAAAACTCTATAAGGCTTTTTTAAAACACAAAGTAGATCGCAACACGCCTGTGGTGGCTTTGGGTGGGGGCGTGGTGGGAGATGTGGCGGGTTTTGCAGCGGCCACTTTTTTAAGAGGGCTTCCCCTCATTCAGATTCCAACCACATTACTCGCTCAAGTCGATTCCAGCGTAGGTGGCAAAACCGCTGTAGATCTGCCGGAAGGAAAAAATCTGGTTGGTGCTTTTTATCAGCCTCATCTGGTGTATATTGATACTTCTTATCTGAATACCTTGCCCCAGCGGGAAATCCTTTGTGGTTCTGCAGAAGTGATTAAATATGGCGTCATAAAAAGCCCTTCTTTATTCAAATTGCTGGAAGAACAAATTCATTCCTTCTTAAAACTGGATCCCGGGCTACTCGCGCGCATTGTACGGGAATGTGTGGAGATTAAAGCCAAGGTGGTTCAGGGAGATGAAAAGGAGACCAAAGGTTTGAGGATCATCCTCAACTTTGGACACACCTTGGGGCATGCCGCCGAAACTTTAATGGGCTATAAAAAGATGAGTCATGGAGAGGGTGTTGCAGTGGGAATGGCCTTTGCCGCACAGCTTTCACAACGCATGGGTTTTTGTTCGCTGCAAAGTGAGCAGCGTTTGAAAAATTTGATAATAAAAGCGGGATTTTCTATCCAAATCCCTTTCTTCAAGGCCTCTCAATATTTACAGGTGATGGCACGTGACAAGAAGATGCAACAGGGGCAGATACAATATGTCCTGATGAAAAAGATTGGACAGGTGTTTAGCCAGAAATTAGCGCTGGACTTTGTGGAGAAAGAATTGAGACACTGCTTGAAAAACAGTTAG